Proteins found in one Brachypodium distachyon strain Bd21 chromosome 5, Brachypodium_distachyon_v3.0, whole genome shotgun sequence genomic segment:
- the LOC100826617 gene encoding probable metal-nicotianamine transporter YSL16 isoform X1 → MSSRLRLHPQTAGAELELLVPSRADAGAGTMDQRALGQPAHEIEKTAPEPGPDMESEPALARAAAERAVPPWREQVTARGMVAALLIGVVYTVIVMKLSLTTGLVPTLNVSAALLAFLALRGWTHALARLGIASRPFTPQENTVVQTCAVACYTIGFGGGFGSFLLGLDKKTYEQSGVKTPGNVPGSYKEPGIGWMMGFLLSISFVGLLTLLPLRKVLVIDYKLTYPSGTATAVLINGFHTPQGDKNAKKQVRGFLKYFGISFFWSFFQWFYTGGDACGFLQFPTFGLQALKQTFSFDFSLTYVGAGMICSHLVNLSLLFGAILSWGVMWPLMSKQKGNWYPANASGSSMTGLYGYKAFLCIALLTGDGFYNFFKVIIITLKSMHERSKRGRLNRVADADSVSIDDRQRDEVFNRDNIPAWVAYSGYAVLSAIAVVAIPLMFRQVKWYYVIIAYLLAPALGFCNAYGTGLTDMNMGYNYGKIALFIFAAWAGKDNGVVAGLVTCGLVKHLVLISADLMHDFKTAHLTLTSPRSMLAGQAAGTLMGCVVAPLTFFLFYEAFDVGNPDGYWKAPYALIYRNMAILGVEGFSALPRHCMQLCAAFFAFAVLANVARDFLPRRLGRYVPLPMAMAVPFLVGASFAIDMCAGSLVVFLWHKLDGKKAALLVPAVASGLICGDGIWIFPSSLLALAKVKPPICMKFTPGS, encoded by the exons atgagctcaCGGCTTCGTCTCCATCCCCAAACTGCAGGCGCAGAGCTCGAGCTGCTCGTCCCCAGCAGGGCCGACGCGGGCGCCGGGACGATGGACCAGCGCGCGCTGGGCCAGCCGGCCCACGAGATCGAGAAGACGgcgcccgagcccggcccggacATGGAGTCGGAGCCCGCgctggcgcgcgcggcggcggagcgcgccGTGCCGCCGTGGCGGGAGCAGGTGACCGCGCGCGgcatggtggcggcgctgctgaTCGGCGTGGTGTACACGGTGATCGTGATGAAGCTGAGCCTCACCACGGGACTCGTCCCCACGCTCAACGTCTCCGCCGCGCTGCTCGCCTTCCTCGCGCTCCGCGGCTGGACGCACGCGCTCGCCCGCCTCGGCATTGCCTCCCGCCCCTTCACCCCACAGGAGAACACCGTCGTCCAGACCTGCGCCGTCGCCTGCTACACCATCGGCTTCGGCG GTGGGTTCGGGTCCTTCTTGCTTGGCCTGGACAAGAAGACGTACGAGCAGTCCGGGGTGAAAACGCCGGGCAACGTGCCGGGGAGCTATAAGGAGCCCGGCATCGGCTGGATGATGGGGTTCCTCCTCTCCATCAGCTTCGTGGGGCTCCTCACCTTGCTCCCTCTCAGAAAG GTACTGGTCATCGACTACAAACTAACTTATCCAAGTGGGACTGCGACTGCCGTTCTCATAAACGGCTTCCACACACCTCAAGGAGATAAGAATGCAAA GAAGCAGGTTCGTGGCTTCCTGAAGTACTTTGGGATCAGCTTTTTTTGGAGCTTCTTCCAATGGTTCtacaccggcggcgacgcctGCGGATTCCTTCAGTTTCCTACTTTTGGGCTGCAAGCTTTGAAACAAAC ATTTTCCTTCGACTTCAGTCTGACGTATGTTGGTGCCGGGATGATCTGCTCGCACCTTGTCAACCTTTCTCTGCTCTTTGGCGCCATCCTTTCTTGGGGCGTAATGTGGCCGCTCATGAGCAAACAGAAGGGAAACTGGTATCCGGCAAACGCATCTGGAAGCAGCATGACAGGCCTATACGGCTACAAG GCCTTCCTCTGCATTGCACTGCTCACTGGCGACGGCTTCTACAACTTCTTCAAAGTCATTATCATCACCCTCAAGAGCATGCACGAAAGATCGAAGCGCGGCCGTCTTAACAGAG TGGCGGATGCGGACTCCGTGTCCATCGACGACCGGCAGCGAGACGAGGTGTTCAACAGGGACAACATCCCGGCCTGGGTGGCCTACTCCGGGTACGCGGTGCTGAGCGCCATCGCGGTGGTGGCCATCCCGCTCATGTTCCGGCAGGTGAAGTGGTACTACGTGATCATCGCCTACCTCCTGGCACCGGCGCTGGGTTTCTGCAACGCCTACGGCACGGGCCTCACGGACATGAACATGGGCTACAACTACGGCAAGATCGCGCTCTTCATCTTCGCGGCGTGGGCGGGGAAGGACAACGGCGTGGttgccgggctggtgacctGCGGTCTGGTGAAGCATCTGGTGCTCATCTCGGCGGACCTGATGCACGACTTCAAGACGGCCCACCTGACGCTGACGTCGCCGCGGTCGATGCTGGCGGGCCAGGCCGCGGGCACGCTCATGGGCTGCGTCGTGGCGCCGCtcaccttcttcctcttctacGAGGCCTTCGACGTGGGGAACCCGGACGGGTACTGGAAGGCGCCCTACGCGCTCATCTACCGCAACATGGCGATCCTCGGCGTGGAGGGCTTCTCGGCGCTGCCAAGGCACTGTATGCAGCTCTGCGCGGCATTCTTCGCCTTCGCGGTGCTGGCTAACGTGGCGAGGGATTTCTTGCCCCGGAGGCTCGGGAGGTACGTGCCGCtgcccatggccatggccgtgCCGTTCCTCGTCGGCGCCAGCTTCGCCATCGACATGTGCGCGGGCAGCCTCGTGGTGTTCCTCTGGCACAAGCTCGACGGGAAGAAGGCCGCGCTGCTCGTGCCGGCCGTCGCCTCGGGCCTCATCTGCGGCGACGGGATATGGATCTTCCCGTCGTCGCTGCTCGCGCTCGCCAAGGTCAAGCCGCCGATCTGCATGAAGTTCACACCAGGAAGCTAG
- the LOC100826617 gene encoding probable metal-nicotianamine transporter YSL16 isoform X2 — MDQRALGQPAHEIEKTAPEPGPDMESEPALARAAAERAVPPWREQVTARGMVAALLIGVVYTVIVMKLSLTTGLVPTLNVSAALLAFLALRGWTHALARLGIASRPFTPQENTVVQTCAVACYTIGFGGGFGSFLLGLDKKTYEQSGVKTPGNVPGSYKEPGIGWMMGFLLSISFVGLLTLLPLRKVLVIDYKLTYPSGTATAVLINGFHTPQGDKNAKKQVRGFLKYFGISFFWSFFQWFYTGGDACGFLQFPTFGLQALKQTFSFDFSLTYVGAGMICSHLVNLSLLFGAILSWGVMWPLMSKQKGNWYPANASGSSMTGLYGYKAFLCIALLTGDGFYNFFKVIIITLKSMHERSKRGRLNRVADADSVSIDDRQRDEVFNRDNIPAWVAYSGYAVLSAIAVVAIPLMFRQVKWYYVIIAYLLAPALGFCNAYGTGLTDMNMGYNYGKIALFIFAAWAGKDNGVVAGLVTCGLVKHLVLISADLMHDFKTAHLTLTSPRSMLAGQAAGTLMGCVVAPLTFFLFYEAFDVGNPDGYWKAPYALIYRNMAILGVEGFSALPRHCMQLCAAFFAFAVLANVARDFLPRRLGRYVPLPMAMAVPFLVGASFAIDMCAGSLVVFLWHKLDGKKAALLVPAVASGLICGDGIWIFPSSLLALAKVKPPICMKFTPGS; from the exons ATGGACCAGCGCGCGCTGGGCCAGCCGGCCCACGAGATCGAGAAGACGgcgcccgagcccggcccggacATGGAGTCGGAGCCCGCgctggcgcgcgcggcggcggagcgcgccGTGCCGCCGTGGCGGGAGCAGGTGACCGCGCGCGgcatggtggcggcgctgctgaTCGGCGTGGTGTACACGGTGATCGTGATGAAGCTGAGCCTCACCACGGGACTCGTCCCCACGCTCAACGTCTCCGCCGCGCTGCTCGCCTTCCTCGCGCTCCGCGGCTGGACGCACGCGCTCGCCCGCCTCGGCATTGCCTCCCGCCCCTTCACCCCACAGGAGAACACCGTCGTCCAGACCTGCGCCGTCGCCTGCTACACCATCGGCTTCGGCG GTGGGTTCGGGTCCTTCTTGCTTGGCCTGGACAAGAAGACGTACGAGCAGTCCGGGGTGAAAACGCCGGGCAACGTGCCGGGGAGCTATAAGGAGCCCGGCATCGGCTGGATGATGGGGTTCCTCCTCTCCATCAGCTTCGTGGGGCTCCTCACCTTGCTCCCTCTCAGAAAG GTACTGGTCATCGACTACAAACTAACTTATCCAAGTGGGACTGCGACTGCCGTTCTCATAAACGGCTTCCACACACCTCAAGGAGATAAGAATGCAAA GAAGCAGGTTCGTGGCTTCCTGAAGTACTTTGGGATCAGCTTTTTTTGGAGCTTCTTCCAATGGTTCtacaccggcggcgacgcctGCGGATTCCTTCAGTTTCCTACTTTTGGGCTGCAAGCTTTGAAACAAAC ATTTTCCTTCGACTTCAGTCTGACGTATGTTGGTGCCGGGATGATCTGCTCGCACCTTGTCAACCTTTCTCTGCTCTTTGGCGCCATCCTTTCTTGGGGCGTAATGTGGCCGCTCATGAGCAAACAGAAGGGAAACTGGTATCCGGCAAACGCATCTGGAAGCAGCATGACAGGCCTATACGGCTACAAG GCCTTCCTCTGCATTGCACTGCTCACTGGCGACGGCTTCTACAACTTCTTCAAAGTCATTATCATCACCCTCAAGAGCATGCACGAAAGATCGAAGCGCGGCCGTCTTAACAGAG TGGCGGATGCGGACTCCGTGTCCATCGACGACCGGCAGCGAGACGAGGTGTTCAACAGGGACAACATCCCGGCCTGGGTGGCCTACTCCGGGTACGCGGTGCTGAGCGCCATCGCGGTGGTGGCCATCCCGCTCATGTTCCGGCAGGTGAAGTGGTACTACGTGATCATCGCCTACCTCCTGGCACCGGCGCTGGGTTTCTGCAACGCCTACGGCACGGGCCTCACGGACATGAACATGGGCTACAACTACGGCAAGATCGCGCTCTTCATCTTCGCGGCGTGGGCGGGGAAGGACAACGGCGTGGttgccgggctggtgacctGCGGTCTGGTGAAGCATCTGGTGCTCATCTCGGCGGACCTGATGCACGACTTCAAGACGGCCCACCTGACGCTGACGTCGCCGCGGTCGATGCTGGCGGGCCAGGCCGCGGGCACGCTCATGGGCTGCGTCGTGGCGCCGCtcaccttcttcctcttctacGAGGCCTTCGACGTGGGGAACCCGGACGGGTACTGGAAGGCGCCCTACGCGCTCATCTACCGCAACATGGCGATCCTCGGCGTGGAGGGCTTCTCGGCGCTGCCAAGGCACTGTATGCAGCTCTGCGCGGCATTCTTCGCCTTCGCGGTGCTGGCTAACGTGGCGAGGGATTTCTTGCCCCGGAGGCTCGGGAGGTACGTGCCGCtgcccatggccatggccgtgCCGTTCCTCGTCGGCGCCAGCTTCGCCATCGACATGTGCGCGGGCAGCCTCGTGGTGTTCCTCTGGCACAAGCTCGACGGGAAGAAGGCCGCGCTGCTCGTGCCGGCCGTCGCCTCGGGCCTCATCTGCGGCGACGGGATATGGATCTTCCCGTCGTCGCTGCTCGCGCTCGCCAAGGTCAAGCCGCCGATCTGCATGAAGTTCACACCAGGAAGCTAG
- the LOC100826931 gene encoding poly(U)-specific endoribonuclease-B isoform X2, with translation MQSEAWNTYKRPPSEQQYSQDVGQIHHGLNVEPTREELNSLSEACDRLWELDLNRLVPGKDYRIECGEGKKVYQKDDMASENLFSWLDDDVLTKPTYSRFCALLDNYNPHQGYKEVVTEQDKHEEVAFIEEIARTAPIKYLHRYLVLKGVSSQDYDDFKTMLKSLWFNLYGRCGNSSSSSAFEHVFVGETKGQRQGENEVSGFHNWIQFYLEEAKGNVDYQGYIFPRRRGESPDSETQLLTIQFEWHGVLKSVSSSLIGVSPEFELALYTLCFFMGGEDNRVDIGPYTVNVKCYRMGNNKIGSAFPIAEN, from the exons ATGCAG TCTGAAGCATGGAACACATACAAAAGGCCACCATCTGAACAACAGTACTCTCAAGATGTTGGTCAGATCCACCATGGCCTAAATGTAGAGCCTACAAGGGAGGAGCTCAACAGCTTGTCGGAAGCATGTGACCGGCTGTGGGAGCTTGATCTGAACCGTCTTGTTCCCGGTAAGGACTACAGAATTGAATGTGGAGAGGGAAAGAAGGTTTATCAGAAGGATGATATGGCATCTGAAAATTTGTTCAGCTGGCTAGACGATGATGTGCTTACCAAGCCCACCTACTCTCGCTTCTGTGCGCTTCTTGACAATTACAATCCACACCAAGGATACAAAGAAGTTGTTACTGAGCAGGACAAGCACGAAGAAGTAGCATTTATCGAAGAGATTGCCAGGACAGCACCGATCAAGTACCTGCACCGGTATTTAGTGCTGAAGGGAGTTTCATCTCAAGACTATGACGACTTCAAGACAATGTTGAAATCCCTTTGGTTTAATTTGTATGGAAGATGTGGCAACTCTAGCAGCTCTTCTGCATTTGAGCATGTGTTTGTTGGTGAGACAAAAGGACAGAGACAAGGAGAGAATGAGGTCTCGGGCTTCCATAACTGGATTCAG TTTTATCTGGAAGAAGCCAAGGGAAATGTGGACTACCAAGGTTACATATTCCCAAGGCGACGTGGGGAATCG CCTGATTCAGAGACACAGTTACTGACCATTCAGTTTGAGTGGCACGGCGTTCTGAAGTCTGTATCAAGCTCTTTGATTGGTGTTAGCCCTGAGTTTGAGCTTGCACTCTACACACTGTGCTTCTTTATGGGAGGGGAGGATAACCGCGTCGATATTGGCCCATACACAGTGAACGTCAAGTGCTACCGCATGGGGAACAACAAGATTGGATCAGCCTTTCCTATTGCAGAGAATTGA
- the LOC100826931 gene encoding poly(U)-specific endoribonuclease-B isoform X1, with amino-acid sequence MEGLIKGLVKVAIDAVEGAPRERDDGGDEARRSHRPARDDQEEEEGREQRDRSTWAEVVSDQKGGEPEEERRGPRPARREERRNDEGWEKVGGRQQQQHPSADGDFRSQGEDRRGGGSRPPQQQAAGYRRQQQEGEERNDGGWETVGEKKHHGRPCQSEAWNTYKRPPSEQQYSQDVGQIHHGLNVEPTREELNSLSEACDRLWELDLNRLVPGKDYRIECGEGKKVYQKDDMASENLFSWLDDDVLTKPTYSRFCALLDNYNPHQGYKEVVTEQDKHEEVAFIEEIARTAPIKYLHRYLVLKGVSSQDYDDFKTMLKSLWFNLYGRCGNSSSSSAFEHVFVGETKGQRQGENEVSGFHNWIQFYLEEAKGNVDYQGYIFPRRRGESPDSETQLLTIQFEWHGVLKSVSSSLIGVSPEFELALYTLCFFMGGEDNRVDIGPYTVNVKCYRMGNNKIGSAFPIAEN; translated from the exons ATGGAGGGGCTCATCAAGGGGTTGGTCAAGGTGGCGATCGACGCCGTGGAAGGTGCCCCGCGGGAGcgggacgacggcggcgacgaggcgcGGAGGAGCCACCGCCCGGCGCGGGACGaccaagaggaggaagagggccGCGAGCAGCGGGACCGTTCGACGTGGGCCGAG GTCGTCTCCGATCAGAAGGGCGGCGAGCCAGAGGAGGAGCGCCGGGGCCCTCGGCCCGCCAGGAGG gaggagaggaggaatgATGAGGGTTGGGAGAAGGTGGGGGgccgacagcagcagcagcatccatCCGCGGATGGTGATTTTCGCAGCCAG GGGGAGGATAGGAGGGGTGGTGGCAGCCGGCcaccgcagcagcaggcggcagGATACAGGAGGCAACAACAG gagggagaagaaagaaatgatGGAGGTTGGGAGACAGTAGGGGAGAAAAAGCATCACGGAAGACCATGTCAG TCTGAAGCATGGAACACATACAAAAGGCCACCATCTGAACAACAGTACTCTCAAGATGTTGGTCAGATCCACCATGGCCTAAATGTAGAGCCTACAAGGGAGGAGCTCAACAGCTTGTCGGAAGCATGTGACCGGCTGTGGGAGCTTGATCTGAACCGTCTTGTTCCCGGTAAGGACTACAGAATTGAATGTGGAGAGGGAAAGAAGGTTTATCAGAAGGATGATATGGCATCTGAAAATTTGTTCAGCTGGCTAGACGATGATGTGCTTACCAAGCCCACCTACTCTCGCTTCTGTGCGCTTCTTGACAATTACAATCCACACCAAGGATACAAAGAAGTTGTTACTGAGCAGGACAAGCACGAAGAAGTAGCATTTATCGAAGAGATTGCCAGGACAGCACCGATCAAGTACCTGCACCGGTATTTAGTGCTGAAGGGAGTTTCATCTCAAGACTATGACGACTTCAAGACAATGTTGAAATCCCTTTGGTTTAATTTGTATGGAAGATGTGGCAACTCTAGCAGCTCTTCTGCATTTGAGCATGTGTTTGTTGGTGAGACAAAAGGACAGAGACAAGGAGAGAATGAGGTCTCGGGCTTCCATAACTGGATTCAG TTTTATCTGGAAGAAGCCAAGGGAAATGTGGACTACCAAGGTTACATATTCCCAAGGCGACGTGGGGAATCG CCTGATTCAGAGACACAGTTACTGACCATTCAGTTTGAGTGGCACGGCGTTCTGAAGTCTGTATCAAGCTCTTTGATTGGTGTTAGCCCTGAGTTTGAGCTTGCACTCTACACACTGTGCTTCTTTATGGGAGGGGAGGATAACCGCGTCGATATTGGCCCATACACAGTGAACGTCAAGTGCTACCGCATGGGGAACAACAAGATTGGATCAGCCTTTCCTATTGCAGAGAATTGA
- the LOC104581412 gene encoding uncharacterized protein LOC104581412, with translation MVHERERATDSERAAANEISRSPAADKKGKTKVSGGAGPQPPRGGRDKVANGAPTTRKVNPQNITPAKLTIGAGSSAAGIDGPRRRLSRAERNSREEKRPRIVRREEEHQQAVAVKKAAEEKLLGVKEEIISENGEDQQLAAVEVQKKKKAKEMKQPASSSMDKVRKKKSAMRVESIQKKPARPVETPETEEVEPEEEAGVEGAEGYVAAGEQEKEDEEGGNKEGEEVVSTRKFEGILVLTNPDNTKDDKKVAKRTRASFKSPLSSRHQSDYCKNHGAINRPIDIDQLSYSEGGH, from the coding sequence ATGGTGCATGAGCGAGAGCGAGCAACCGACAGCGAGCGCGCGGCAGCAAATGAGATCTCGCGAAGCCCGGCCGCGGACAAGAAGGGGAAGACGAAGGTTTCCGGCGGGGCTGGGCCTCAGCCGCCGCGGGGAGGGCGCGACAAGGTCGCGAACGGCGCCCCGACGACAAGGAAGGTAAATCCCCAGAACATAACTCCAGCGAAGCTCACCATCggcgccggatcttctgccgCCGGCATAGATGGGCCCCGTCGGCGTCTAAGCCGCGCGGAGAGGAACAGTCGGGAAGAAAAACGGCCCCGCATCGTCAGGCGCGAGGAAGAGCATCAGCAGGCTGTGGCGGTGAAGAAGGCTGCCGAGGAGAAGTTATTGGGGGTGAAAGAAGAGATCATTTCGGAGAACGGGGAGGATCAGCAGCTAGCTGCTGTGGAGgtccagaagaagaagaaggccaaggagatgAAGCAGCCGGCCAGCAGTAGCATGGACAAAGTTCGGAAGAAGAAATCAGCCATGCGCGTGGAATCCATACAGAAGAAGCCTGCCCGTCCTGTTGAGACCCCTGAGACGGAAGAGGTGGAGCCTGAGGAGGAAGCTGGCGTTGAAGGCGCTGAGGGCTATGTCGCAGCAGGCGAGCAGgagaaggaagacgaggagggcGGCAAcaaggaaggagaggaggtcGTGAGCACAAGGAAGTTTGAGGGCATCCTTGTGCTGACCAATCCGGACAATACCAAGGACGACAAGAAAGTTGCAAAGCGGACTCGGGCAAGCTTCAAGTCGCCGCTGTCATCGCGCCACCAATCGGACTACTGCAAGAACCATGGGGCGATCAACCGGCCGATAGACATCGATCAGCTATCTTACAGCGAGGGTGGCCATTAG